CCTAATGCTACAAATTTACCGTTCTCGCTAAGCCCTTCTCGCTTGTAGTCAAACCCAGCAGATACGCTCGGTAAACGATCTGCTGATGCAATACCCAATGCTGCACGGCTTTGGTCAATTCGACTTGATGCTAGCTGTAAATCAAGATTGCCTAATTGTGCTTTTTGCTCAAGTTTCGTTAAAATAGGATCGTTTAAAATACTCCACCAATTCCAGGTTGATTCACTGTGTTCGCTCTGTGATTCTTGAGCGAAATATGCTGTGGGCTTTATATTTTCGCTATTAATATTTATATTCGGCTCTTTAAAACTAGGGCCTACAACGCAACCGGCTAAAACAGCTGCAGATACAAGCGCAACCGCGGTGTGCTGTGAATATTTAAAAAGCTTTTTACTAATATTTTGAACTGGCATATAAAATCCTAAATTAACGTTACAACAACGTGTACTGTACCGCTCGGTTTGACTTATTGATAAATATAAACTCGAGCAAACCAACATAGGCACGCTCTCAGAGGCAAATATACTTACAACACGTAACTAAAATACAAAACGTAGCTACAACAACTCAATATTATAGTAGCTATTTAAAATTGAACTGTACCGCTCGGTTTGATATAGTGTATTTAATTTAAACTTATGTCAAGGTAAATGTAATGGCTAAAGAGCTTAATGCCACCTCTCCAAGTGAGTTAGAGCTAACCGCAAAAGCAAGAACGGTTTTAAAAGCAGCACGAAAAATATTTTTAACCCACGGCTTTAACGGAGCAACGACTGACATGATTCAGCGTGAAGCAGGGGTTTCTAAATCGACTGTTTACGCTCATTTTTCCACTAAAGAAACTTTGTTTTTAGCGGTTATAAAAAGTGAATGCGAAATATTTACCGCTTCTATTCATAATATTTCTTTTGAGCCGGGCAACTTAACTGAAAATTTACGCCATTTAGCCTACGCCTATTTAGAGGTCGCTCTATCTGAGTCCGCAGTCGCTTTATATCGAGAGGTTGTAGCTCAAGCACCTCGCTTTCCAGCGCTTGGCCATATGTTTTATAATTCAGGTCCATTAGTTGTTAAAAACAAAGTAGCCAAATACTTAGAAGATGCTGTTACCTCAGGCGAGCTTGATTTTAAAGGTTTAGAGATTGACGAAGCTACCGGCGCATTTGTTGCGCTAATGCGAAGTGAATTACAGCTAATGCATTTAACTCACCCAGATAAGCCTATTACAAAAACATCTATAGACCGCTGGATTGAAATAGCCATTGATTTTTTAGTACGCTCCTACGGGACTCACAATACTAAAAATGCATAATTTTCATACTACAAATGAGCCATTTTATTGCCACAGTTTGTAAAACTAGCGCGTGGCAATAACTTATTAAACTAATCGTTTATTTTAAGAGCGAATTTTTACTCTAAATTAACCCTAATCAGCTTATCCTTCTTGAGAATTAAATCTGTAACGCATATCATTGATAGATTGCACGGAGGATAAGTAGTTTGGTCATGAAAACCAGTAAGTTAAGCATTCGATTATTATGGTATATAACACCTTTAGTGATATTGCCTTTGTTATTTTTAGGGGGTTTTACACTTACTAACGTAACAAACTCGACCCAAAAGCAAGCCGACCTAATAATGAGCCGCTTTGTTGAGCAACAGCAACAAAAAGTGTTTAACTATATTGATTCATTTCATTCAACGGCAAAACTACTCTCTACGTCCCCTGTTTTAAACGACTTTTTATCAAACGACATTCATGCTGATGGCAGTTACACTCGCCGTTTAGGCGCATTAATGGATGTATTTGCCAGCTACAGTGAAGCCTACCCCGATATAATTAGTATTAATTTGATTTCGGCCAGCGGTAAAAGTGATGCGTATTACTCTAATAACTTAACAACCGCGCCTCAGTCATACCCATTTTTTAAACAAGTTTTGCAAAGTAACCTACGACAACAACAATTTATGGTGCAAAACAGTGACGGCACCACCAACCTCTTTTTTGTACAACGTGTGCAAAGTGTTGATTACTATTTAAAACGCCCTCAGCAACTAGGATTTATAGTGTTACAAGTTGAGCCTTCTATTTTAAATACCAGCATTTTAGAAGCACCTTATAACAATACCTTAAACCTACTTTTAACTAACGATGGGCAAATTTTATTTAGCTCAGATTACAGCATGCGCGGGCAATATATTACTGAGCACGAACTTGAACAGGTTCACGATTTAGCCGATGTAGGTACGCTGTCTACCATTGAGCTTTCGAGTATAGATAAAATTGAACGAATGATATTTGCCGTACAAATGAGTGGGGGTTACTACTTTGTATCGACTATTCCTAAGGGTGTACTTTATCAATCGGGTAAGGCGATTAGTTTAATTACTGGTTTAATTGTAATTATTTCGGTGATCACCTTACCTATTTTAATTTTTGTTGTTGTACGTAATTTACTTTTAAACCCTATTGAGCTTTTAGGCGCAGCCAGTCACCGTGTTGGTGATGGTGACTTATCGGTAAACTTACCTGCACACACTAACGATGAAGTGGGCGTTTTATTTAACGATTTTAACCACATGATCAACCAAATTAGGCACTATCAAGAGCAACTTGAAGAATATAAACACCATCTTGAAGACAAAGTAGAGAGCCGTACCAAAGCGCTTGAAGCCATGAATAGCCAACTTGAGCTTGCCATAGCGCAGGCTGAACAAGCAAATCAGCTTAAAAGCCGCTTTTTAGCGAATATGAGTCACGAAATACGCACTCCGCTTACGGCGATTATGGGCTTTACCGAGCAATTACTTATTAGCGATAAAGTCGTAAATGACAAACAGCATTTAAATACTATTTTACGCAATTCTAAACACTTATTAGAGCTTATAAACAACATACTCGATTTATCTAAAATTGAAGCCGAAAAACTAGCGGTAGAGCAAGCACCGCTTAATGTAGTGCAATTAGTGCATGACATAGAGTCAATAATAGAGCCGCTCGCACACGAAAAGCAGCTAGATTTTAGTATTCATTACGAGCTGCCTTTACCGCGTACAATTTACAGCGATATGACTCGCTTAAAGCAAATTTTAATTAACATAGCCAGTAATGCGGTTAAGTTTACAGAGCAAGGTAAAGTGTCTATTTGTGTGCACTACTTACAAAACAAAGAGCAGCTTGAGTTTGTAATTAAAGACACCGGCATTGGTATGTCTGCGCATCAAATAGAGCGAGTTTTTAAGCCGTTTGAACAGGCGGATGCCACTACGACTCGCCGCTTTGGCGGCACAGGCTTAGGCTTATGTATTTCTAAAAACTTGGCACAGCTACTAGGTGGCGATGTAACACTTAAAAGTGAAATTGGCGTTGGTAGCCATTTTGCCATTACCGTTGATTGCCATATAAATGAGCCTAAACAGCCACTTGAACTATTGACCGAAAAAGCACAACTTATACCAGAGAAAGACCCATTCTTGTCGTTTGCAACATCAAGCTTTGATGCAAACATTTTAGTCGCCGAAGATAACCCAGATAACCAATTACTTATAAAACTACTGTTACAAACTTGGGGGCTTGAACCTGATATGGCAAATAATGGCGCACAAGCAGTAGAAATGGCGCTAGTAAACGACTACCAGCTGATCATTATGGATATGCAAATGCCCGTAATGGGCGGCCTTGAAGCGACTAAAATGCTGCGCCATGCAGCCTATGACGGCCCTATTATTGCGCTAACTGCCAATGTTATGAACCACGATATAGACACCTACATTGAAGCCGGTTGTGATAAAGCATTAGCAAAACCAATCGATAAAGACGCGCTTGAAAACGTATTAGTAAGCTATCTAAACCTTGAAAAAGATAATCAAAACAAGTGGGATAGCTTATTAAAAAGTGAAAAATTCCAGCAAATTAACGACAACTATGTAGCCAATTTGCCAAGCTATCTTGAAAGAGTAAATAATTTAAAAGCCAGTAACGATGCAGAAGCACTACGCGCTGTAGCACATAGCTTAAAAGGTAGCGCAGGGTGTTTTAATTTTGATGATATTTATCACAGTGCGGCATTACTAGAAGAGAACTTACTCAGTAACGACCAAGCACAACGCCCTACTTTGATTGTTAACTTAATCAATGCAATAGAGCAAACTATCGTTAAAAGTAAGCAGTCGGCTTAAGGCTTACGAAAAATCTAAATTAAGTGCCATGCCCATAAGTATGGCATCTTCAAACCCATTTTTAGTTTCATCGTCGCTTGGGTAGTAATTTTTACGCACCGACATTTGCGTAAAACCCGCAAGCTCGTATAGTTTAATTGCTCGCGCGTTTGTTTCACGTACTTCTAAAAATAGATTTTCAGCGTTTTGCTGCTCGCCATATTCAATAAACTGGCTAAGCAACTGCCTAGCAATCCCCTTACCTTGCTCGCTAGGTGTAACGCAAATATCCATAAGAGTAAAATCAGGCCCTGCTTTTTCCCCAATGTAAAAACCCACTAAGGTGCTTTCATTAAATGCAGCTAAATTAAAATAGCGCCCGCCCATACATGAGCTCATTGTTTTAAGGGTCCAAGGGTGGCTATGGCATGCTGTCTCAATTGCCATTAATTGCTCAATAGCGCTTTCATCTACTGCTTTAAAGTTTATCAAGGTGTGTGCTCATTAAGGCCCATAAAGCGCGCTTATCATTAGCACTGAGCTGTGAGGTTGGTAAAGTAAGTTTATCATCGTCAATATGCATTTGCTCGCCATGTAGCACATTATTAATAACAATAGGCTTAGCACTTAACTTAATATCGTTAAGTAACTGGCTACTAACTGTTAATGGTACAGCTTGCGTATGAGTAGCCGTAGCTAAAGTAGAATGAGTATTTTTTGGACGAAAATGCTGATTTAGTTCGAGGTTTTCAATACCAAAAATAGCTGCGTAACGTGGATGCATAACAACTCAGTAGATTAAACACTTGAACAATATAAGAAGTAATAAAAACGATGTAAAGAAGAAATGGCAGGGGCGGAGAGATTCGAACTCCCAACCGTCGGTTTTGGAGACCGCTGTTCTACCAATTGGAACTACGCCCCTGCAATGTCGACGAATTATAGAGACCTTTGAGAAAAGGTAAAGTAAAAAATCACTTTTTTAGTTCAACTGCTTTTAAAACATACAAAACGATGAATTAGCATGCTAATTTGCTATTTTTAGTCACTTTTACTTGTACTATTTCGTGAGCATAACCAGATATTGTGCAGGTATTACTTTTTATGTATTTGCTGATTTTTGTAATTTACAAAACAAAGATGGCTATAAAACAACCAATCTTTATTTTTAACTGGCTATCGTTTTGCGCAGCGCCAAACACATAAACAAATCAATAACATTGGCATCAATTATGATACAATTTTGCGCCTAGGGGATCCGCGCCTTACCACCCAATTGCATATTTCATCATGTATCTTACTTACGCGGATCATTCACAATGCAAATATGGAGGAGCTTTACTATTGGCTTTTGCCGATAGTTCACGCCAGTTATATGAAGTTTAAATCAAAAAAATACAGTATTGACTCAACCGATTACCAAGTAGGCCAAGATAACGTTAGTAAATGGGGTATGGATATACACAGTAACGTGTTTTCTGTTTCTGTTGGCTTATCTCTACTTTTTATTATAACGCTACTCGCGCTGTCACCTAGCGAAGCAAAAGAAGCAATTAACTCTATAAAAAATGCTGCACTTACAAACTTTGACTACGTATTTATGTGGGGCGCAAACATATTATTGTTATTTGCTATTGGTATAGCAGCCTCACCACTTGGAAAAATTCGCTTAGGGGGCGACAAAGCAACAACCGATTACTCTACCCTCTCTTGGGTTTCAATGCTGTTTGCCGCAGGTATGGGTATTGGCCTTATTTTTTGGGGCGTAGCCGAACCTACTGCATTTTATACCGACTGGTTTGGTACACCGCTTAACGCTGAAGCCTTTACCGAGCAAGGGCGAGAAATGGCCTTAGGAGCAACGGTATTTCACTGGGGTCTGCATGCATGGGCTATTTATGGCATGACCGCATTATGCCTAGCGTACTTTGTATATAACAAGGGATTACCACTTTCAATGCGCTCAGTATTTTATCCGCTATTTGGCGATAGAGTATGGGGCAAGCTGGGTGATGTAATAGATGTAATGGCCGTTTTAGTTACCTTGTTTGGCCTTGCTACATCGCTTGGGCTTGGTGGCTCACAAGCAGCCAGTGGTATAAGCCATGTGTTAGGCTTTGAAAACTCACTATTTCTGCAACAAGCTATTATTGTGTTAATTATGGGCTTGGCTATTTTATCTATTGTACGCGGTATGGATGGCGGCGTTAAATTGCTAAGTAATATTAATATGGGCATAGCATTTGTGTTTTTAGCGCTGGTATTTATTTTAAACTTTACCACTGTACTCGATTCAGCTTACACAGCAATAATAGGCTATGTTAAAAATATTATTCCTCTAAGCTCAAGCACCGGCCGAGAAGATACGCAGTGGCTACACGGCTGGACAGTATTTTACTGGGCTTGGTGGGTAGCGTATGCACCTTGCTTTGGTATGTTTGTAGCGCGCATTTCTAAAGGGCGTACTATTCGCGAGTTTTTAGTGTACGTTTTACTTATTCCAACCTTAGTGACCACTGCGTGGATGTCAGTGTTTGGTGGCGTAGCAATTGATCAGGTTATAAATGAAATTGGCGTACTGGGTGCCGATCAAGGTATTACAGATGTATCTCTTAGCTTGTTTTATATGCTGGATGCGTACTCTTTTGGCACAGTGCTTTCGCTTTTAGCAGTGGCATTAATTATTATATTTTTTGTAACTACACTCGATTCTGGTTCTATTGTAATTGATAGCCTTACATCTGGCGGAAAGCTAGAAGTACCTATTAAGCAAAAATTAGTATGGGCTAACATTGCCGGTATAATTGCCATGCTAATGCTATGGATTGGCGGAACTGAGTCTATTCAGGCACTACAATATATAACAATTATTGCA
The sequence above is drawn from the Pseudoalteromonas espejiana DSM 9414 genome and encodes:
- a CDS encoding TetR/AcrR family transcriptional regulator; the encoded protein is MAKELNATSPSELELTAKARTVLKAARKIFLTHGFNGATTDMIQREAGVSKSTVYAHFSTKETLFLAVIKSECEIFTASIHNISFEPGNLTENLRHLAYAYLEVALSESAVALYREVVAQAPRFPALGHMFYNSGPLVVKNKVAKYLEDAVTSGELDFKGLEIDEATGAFVALMRSELQLMHLTHPDKPITKTSIDRWIEIAIDFLVRSYGTHNTKNA
- a CDS encoding BCCT family transporter, yielding MKFKSKKYSIDSTDYQVGQDNVSKWGMDIHSNVFSVSVGLSLLFIITLLALSPSEAKEAINSIKNAALTNFDYVFMWGANILLLFAIGIAASPLGKIRLGGDKATTDYSTLSWVSMLFAAGMGIGLIFWGVAEPTAFYTDWFGTPLNAEAFTEQGREMALGATVFHWGLHAWAIYGMTALCLAYFVYNKGLPLSMRSVFYPLFGDRVWGKLGDVIDVMAVLVTLFGLATSLGLGGSQAASGISHVLGFENSLFLQQAIIVLIMGLAILSIVRGMDGGVKLLSNINMGIAFVFLALVFILNFTTVLDSAYTAIIGYVKNIIPLSSSTGREDTQWLHGWTVFYWAWWVAYAPCFGMFVARISKGRTIREFLVYVLLIPTLVTTAWMSVFGGVAIDQVINEIGVLGADQGITDVSLSLFYMLDAYSFGTVLSLLAVALIIIFFVTTLDSGSIVIDSLTSGGKLEVPIKQKLVWANIAGIIAMLMLWIGGTESIQALQYITIIAALPFTFILLLGSVSLVKGLLTELEPKAKR
- the rimI gene encoding ribosomal protein S18-alanine N-acetyltransferase; its protein translation is MINFKAVDESAIEQLMAIETACHSHPWTLKTMSSCMGGRYFNLAAFNESTLVGFYIGEKAGPDFTLMDICVTPSEQGKGIARQLLSQFIEYGEQQNAENLFLEVRETNARAIKLYELAGFTQMSVRKNYYPSDDETKNGFEDAILMGMALNLDFS
- a CDS encoding ATP-binding protein translates to MKTSKLSIRLLWYITPLVILPLLFLGGFTLTNVTNSTQKQADLIMSRFVEQQQQKVFNYIDSFHSTAKLLSTSPVLNDFLSNDIHADGSYTRRLGALMDVFASYSEAYPDIISINLISASGKSDAYYSNNLTTAPQSYPFFKQVLQSNLRQQQFMVQNSDGTTNLFFVQRVQSVDYYLKRPQQLGFIVLQVEPSILNTSILEAPYNNTLNLLLTNDGQILFSSDYSMRGQYITEHELEQVHDLADVGTLSTIELSSIDKIERMIFAVQMSGGYYFVSTIPKGVLYQSGKAISLITGLIVIISVITLPILIFVVVRNLLLNPIELLGAASHRVGDGDLSVNLPAHTNDEVGVLFNDFNHMINQIRHYQEQLEEYKHHLEDKVESRTKALEAMNSQLELAIAQAEQANQLKSRFLANMSHEIRTPLTAIMGFTEQLLISDKVVNDKQHLNTILRNSKHLLELINNILDLSKIEAEKLAVEQAPLNVVQLVHDIESIIEPLAHEKQLDFSIHYELPLPRTIYSDMTRLKQILINIASNAVKFTEQGKVSICVHYLQNKEQLEFVIKDTGIGMSAHQIERVFKPFEQADATTTRRFGGTGLGLCISKNLAQLLGGDVTLKSEIGVGSHFAITVDCHINEPKQPLELLTEKAQLIPEKDPFLSFATSSFDANILVAEDNPDNQLLIKLLLQTWGLEPDMANNGAQAVEMALVNDYQLIIMDMQMPVMGGLEATKMLRHAAYDGPIIALTANVMNHDIDTYIEAGCDKALAKPIDKDALENVLVSYLNLEKDNQNKWDSLLKSEKFQQINDNYVANLPSYLERVNNLKASNDAEALRAVAHSLKGSAGCFNFDDIYHSAALLEENLLSNDQAQRPTLIVNLINAIEQTIVKSKQSA